The Pseudomonas azadiae genome contains a region encoding:
- a CDS encoding DUF805 domain-containing protein, with the protein MSDNRFKIVFDGALLPGVESTTAKLNLAELFKSDVEGIDKLFTGSPVALKRDLTRPDAETYLTALKNAGVDARIEAEQPVAFSLAETHETDAGASDFSRPAASPYAPPRAAVGEDLPEYATLNVFTINGRIGRLRYLAWTLVLSVAMLVAAGIISTVCFAIATASPTIAIILGSLLGFALFVALVVVSVQIGVQRLHDLGWSGWLYLLNLVPLVNSIFPLLLLVLPGNSGANQYGAPPPRNSTAVKVLASLWLAFIPLMLIIGLTLGMNGYLNQLEANVDSSYESSAITSDEDLDQSANAEEDQAQSAEDAGEPVDSPEQ; encoded by the coding sequence ATGAGCGACAACCGTTTCAAGATTGTGTTTGATGGAGCCTTGCTCCCGGGTGTCGAAAGCACCACGGCCAAACTGAACCTGGCCGAGCTGTTCAAGAGCGACGTCGAAGGCATCGATAAGCTTTTCACCGGCAGCCCGGTTGCGCTCAAGCGCGACCTTACCCGCCCGGACGCGGAAACCTACCTCACCGCGTTGAAGAACGCCGGTGTCGACGCGCGCATCGAAGCCGAACAACCCGTAGCGTTCAGCCTCGCCGAAACCCATGAAACCGATGCCGGCGCTTCCGATTTCTCCCGCCCGGCCGCTTCGCCGTACGCACCACCGCGCGCTGCCGTAGGTGAAGACCTGCCGGAGTACGCCACGCTCAACGTCTTCACTATCAATGGGCGCATCGGGCGTCTGCGCTACCTGGCATGGACGCTGGTGTTGAGCGTTGCGATGCTGGTGGCGGCGGGCATCATCAGTACCGTGTGCTTCGCCATTGCGACCGCCTCCCCAACAATCGCCATTATTCTTGGTTCGTTGCTGGGCTTCGCACTGTTCGTCGCGCTTGTCGTCGTGAGCGTGCAAATCGGTGTGCAGCGCCTGCACGACCTGGGCTGGTCGGGCTGGCTGTACCTGCTGAACCTGGTACCGTTGGTGAACAGCATCTTCCCGCTGTTGCTGCTGGTGTTGCCAGGCAACTCGGGCGCCAACCAATACGGCGCACCACCACCGCGCAATTCCACTGCTGTGAAGGTCCTGGCCTCGCTGTGGTTGGCGTTTATCCCGTTGATGCTCATCATCGGGCTGACCCTGGGCATGAACGGCTACCTGAACCAACTCGAAGCCAACGTGGACAGCAGCTACGAAAGCAGCGCCATCACCTCCGATGAAGACCTTGACCAGAGCGCGAACGCAGAGGAAGACCAAGCGCAAAGTGCTGAGGACGCGGGCGAACCTGTAGACTCTCCAGAACAGTGA
- the argC gene encoding N-acetyl-gamma-glutamyl-phosphate reductase, translated as MVKVGIVGGTGYTGVELLRLLAQHPQAEVVVITSRSEAGLAVADMYPNLRGHYDGLAFSVPDTKTLGACDVVFFATPHGVAHALAGELLAAGTKVIDLSADFRLQDADEWAKWYGQPHGAPQLLEEAVYGLPEVNREQIKQARLIAVPGCYPTATQLGFLPLLEAGLADASRLIADCKSGVSGAGRGAAVGSLYSETSESMKAYAVKGHRHLPEIRQGLRRAAGKDVGLTFVPHLTPMIRGIHSTLYASVVDRSVDLQALFEKRYANEPFVDVMPAGSHPETRSVRGANVCRIAVHRPQDGDLVVVLSVIDNLVKGASGQAVQNMNILFGLDEKLGLSHAGMLP; from the coding sequence ATGGTCAAGGTCGGTATCGTCGGCGGCACGGGTTACACCGGTGTCGAATTGCTGCGTCTGTTGGCTCAGCATCCGCAGGCTGAGGTGGTGGTCATCACCTCTCGATCCGAGGCTGGGCTGGCCGTGGCCGATATGTACCCGAACCTGCGCGGCCATTACGACGGCCTGGCGTTCAGTGTTCCGGACACCAAGACCTTGGGCGCTTGCGACGTGGTGTTCTTTGCCACGCCTCACGGTGTCGCCCATGCCTTGGCCGGCGAGTTGCTGGCGGCGGGCACCAAGGTGATCGATCTGTCGGCGGACTTCCGTTTGCAGGACGCCGATGAGTGGGCCAAGTGGTACGGCCAGCCCCACGGCGCACCGCAGCTGCTGGAAGAGGCGGTGTACGGCCTGCCGGAAGTCAACCGTGAGCAGATCAAGCAGGCGCGCCTGATTGCGGTGCCGGGTTGCTATCCGACGGCCACTCAACTGGGTTTCCTGCCATTGCTGGAAGCGGGGCTGGCGGATGCATCGCGCTTGATCGCCGATTGTAAGTCGGGCGTCAGCGGCGCGGGTCGCGGTGCAGCGGTGGGTTCGCTGTACTCCGAGACGTCGGAAAGCATGAAGGCTTATGCGGTAAAAGGGCATCGTCACTTGCCTGAAATCCGCCAGGGGCTACGTCGCGCTGCCGGTAAGGACGTGGGCCTGACCTTTGTGCCGCATCTGACCCCGATGATCCGCGGCATTCATTCAACGCTTTACGCGTCCGTGGTTGACCGTTCCGTAGACCTGCAAGCGCTGTTCGAAAAGCGTTATGCCAACGAACCGTTTGTCGACGTGATGCCTGCGGGTAGCCACCCGGAAACACGCAGTGTGCGCGGCGCCAACGTATGCCGGATCGCCGTGCACCGTCCGCAGGATGGTGACCTGGTCGTGGTGCTGTCGGTGATCGACAACCTGGTCAAGGGCGCGTCGGGCCAGGCGGTGCAGAACATGAACATTCTGTTTGGCCTGGACGAGAAACTGGGTCTGTCCCACGCAGGCATGCTGCCTTAA
- the erpA gene encoding iron-sulfur cluster insertion protein ErpA: protein MSVESFTPTALQFTHGAAHKVKSLVDEEGNDRLKLRVFVTGGGCSGFQYGFTFDEDVADDDTIVEREGVSLVVDPMSFQYLAGAEVDYQEGLEGSRFVIKNPNATTTCGCGSSFSI, encoded by the coding sequence ATGAGCGTTGAATCCTTCACCCCCACGGCTTTGCAATTCACCCACGGTGCTGCGCACAAGGTGAAGAGCCTGGTCGATGAAGAGGGTAATGATCGCTTGAAGCTGCGCGTATTCGTTACGGGCGGCGGTTGTTCTGGGTTTCAGTACGGTTTTACCTTCGATGAAGATGTGGCCGACGATGACACCATCGTTGAGCGCGAGGGCGTCAGCCTGGTCGTGGACCCGATGAGCTTCCAGTACCTGGCAGGTGCCGAGGTGGATTATCAGGAAGGTCTGGAGGGTTCGCGTTTCGTGATCAAGAATCCTAACGCCACTACTACCTGTGGTTGCGGGTCTTCGTTCTCGATCTGA
- a CDS encoding histidine triad nucleotide-binding protein, which translates to MDTLFTKIINREIPAKIIYEDDQVLAFHDIAPQAPVHFLVIPKKPIRTLNDLTEDDKALAGHILFTAQRLAVEQGCEKGFRVVMNCNEDGGQTVYHIHMHVLGQRQMNWPPG; encoded by the coding sequence GTGGATACTCTGTTCACCAAGATCATCAACAGAGAAATACCCGCGAAGATTATCTACGAAGACGACCAAGTGTTGGCCTTCCACGATATCGCTCCGCAAGCCCCCGTGCATTTTCTGGTCATTCCGAAGAAACCTATCCGGACCTTGAACGATCTGACGGAAGACGATAAAGCCCTCGCCGGCCATATCCTGTTCACCGCCCAGCGCCTCGCCGTCGAGCAAGGCTGCGAAAAGGGTTTTCGTGTGGTGATGAACTGCAACGAAGACGGCGGGCAGACCGTCTATCACATTCATATGCACGTGCTGGGTCAGCGTCAGATGAATTGGCCGCCGGGCTGA
- a CDS encoding NAD(P)H-dependent flavin oxidoreductase: MSLPALLEQRLRLPVVAAPMFLISNPQLVLACCRNGVVGSFPALNQRESSGFKAWLEEIEAGLVQLDNPAPYAVNLIVHNSNPRLEADLAICVEHKVPIIITSLGAVKELVDAVHRYGGLVFHDVTTRRHAEKAAEAGVDGLIAVAAGAGGHAGTWSPFALIAEIRQFFDKTLLLAGCLNHGHEILAAQLLGADLAYFGTRFIGTTESHAPDAYKEMLLTAHAADIVHTPAVSGVPASFMRQSLENAGFDLAALQGKGEVNAGSKLKPLSDEAKAWKTVWSAGQGVGDIDDLPSVDELVARLDAEYRKAREQAAQLSWPR; encoded by the coding sequence ATGTCGCTGCCCGCTCTGCTTGAACAACGTCTGCGCCTGCCCGTCGTGGCAGCGCCGATGTTCCTGATTTCCAACCCGCAACTGGTCCTGGCGTGCTGCCGCAATGGGGTGGTCGGTAGTTTCCCGGCGCTCAATCAACGCGAAAGCAGCGGGTTCAAGGCCTGGCTGGAGGAAATCGAAGCGGGCCTGGTGCAACTAGACAACCCCGCGCCTTATGCCGTTAACCTGATCGTGCACAACAGCAATCCACGCCTGGAGGCGGACCTGGCGATTTGCGTCGAACATAAAGTGCCGATCATCATTACCAGCCTGGGCGCCGTGAAGGAATTGGTAGACGCCGTGCACAGATACGGCGGCCTGGTGTTCCATGACGTCACCACCCGGCGTCATGCCGAAAAGGCCGCCGAAGCCGGCGTGGATGGCTTGATCGCCGTGGCAGCAGGTGCCGGCGGCCATGCCGGCACCTGGAGCCCATTCGCGCTGATTGCCGAAATTCGCCAGTTCTTCGATAAAACCCTGCTGCTGGCCGGTTGCCTGAACCACGGGCACGAGATTCTCGCAGCACAACTGCTCGGTGCAGACCTGGCTTATTTCGGCACGCGCTTTATCGGCACCACCGAAAGCCACGCACCGGATGCGTATAAAGAGATGCTGCTCACAGCGCACGCCGCCGACATAGTGCACACTCCCGCTGTCTCCGGCGTGCCCGCCAGCTTTATGCGCCAGAGCCTGGAAAATGCCGGTTTCGACCTCGCAGCCCTGCAAGGCAAAGGCGAAGTCAACGCAGGTTCCAAGCTCAAGCCGTTGAGCGACGAGGCCAAGGCGTGGAAGACTGTATGGTCAGCCGGCCAAGGCGTCGGTGACATTGATGATTTACCCAGCGTCGATGAACTGGTTGCCCGCCTGGATGCCGAATACCGCAAGGCGCGCGAACAGGCGGCTCAACTAAGCTGGCCACGCTGA
- the hemJ gene encoding protoporphyrinogen oxidase HemJ yields the protein MLYLWVKAFHIVAIVCWFAGLFYLPRLFVYHAQSEDTVSKERFSVMERKLYRGIMGPAMLATLVFGIWLIVLNPGIFQSGAWIHAKLTLVVLLIGYHHMCGAQVKRFARGENTRSHVFYRWFNEVPVLMLLAIVILVVVKPF from the coding sequence ATGCTCTATCTATGGGTCAAAGCTTTCCATATCGTCGCCATCGTGTGCTGGTTTGCCGGGCTGTTCTACCTGCCGCGCCTGTTCGTCTACCATGCCCAAAGCGAGGACACCGTCAGCAAGGAGCGCTTCAGCGTCATGGAACGCAAGCTGTACCGCGGCATCATGGGCCCGGCGATGCTGGCGACGCTGGTATTCGGCATCTGGTTGATCGTCCTTAACCCAGGCATCTTCCAGTCGGGCGCCTGGATCCACGCCAAGCTGACCCTGGTGGTGTTGCTGATTGGCTATCACCATATGTGTGGCGCGCAGGTAAAACGTTTTGCGCGTGGCGAAAACACCCGCAGCCATGTGTTTTATCGCTGGTTCAATGAAGTGCCTGTTCTAATGTTGCTGGCAATCGTCATTCTGGTCGTGGTCAAACCGTTCTAA
- a CDS encoding SDR family NAD(P)-dependent oxidoreductase, producing the protein MTRYALITGASSGIGLALAEALARRGRSLILVARQRDQLESIAIELTQRFGVEVLFRACDLGEPLRLSGFLLELEEGERQIDLLVNCAGIGTSGPFLAQDWMTEQDLIEVNVLALTRMCHALGNTMALQGGGQILNVASIAAFQPGPWMSTYYASKAYVLHFSEGLREELKSCGIKVSVLCPGPTRTAFFGTAHMDTAKLDRSQQLMSPEEVALYTVRALEKNKAIIIPGRRNRWIAFSPRLSPRWLTRRIAGAINKAYCPR; encoded by the coding sequence ATGACCCGTTACGCTCTGATCACCGGTGCCTCCAGCGGCATCGGCCTGGCCTTGGCCGAAGCGCTGGCCCGTCGCGGCCGCAGCTTGATTCTGGTGGCCCGCCAGCGTGATCAGTTGGAAAGCATTGCAATTGAATTGACCCAGCGCTTTGGCGTCGAGGTGCTGTTCCGGGCCTGCGACCTGGGCGAGCCGCTGCGCTTGTCCGGGTTTCTGCTGGAGCTTGAAGAAGGCGAGCGGCAGATCGATCTGCTGGTGAACTGCGCCGGCATCGGCACCAGCGGGCCATTCCTGGCCCAGGACTGGATGACCGAGCAAGACCTGATAGAGGTCAACGTTCTAGCCCTGACTCGCATGTGCCATGCGCTTGGCAATACCATGGCGCTGCAGGGCGGCGGGCAAATTCTCAACGTGGCTTCCATCGCCGCGTTTCAGCCCGGCCCCTGGATGAGCACCTACTACGCCAGCAAAGCTTATGTGCTGCACTTTTCCGAAGGCCTGCGCGAAGAGCTTAAGAGCTGCGGCATCAAGGTCTCGGTCCTCTGCCCCGGCCCGACACGTACGGCATTCTTCGGCACCGCACACATGGACACCGCCAAGCTCGATCGCAGCCAACAGTTGATGAGCCCCGAAGAAGTGGCGCTCTATACCGTACGCGCCCTGGAAAAGAACAAAGCCATCATTATTCCCGGCCGGCGCAACCGCTGGATCGCCTTCAGCCCGCGCTTGAGCCCGCGCTGGCTAACCCGCAGGATCGCCGGCGCCATCAACAAGGCCTATTGCCCGCGCTGA
- a CDS encoding peptidoglycan DD-metalloendopeptidase family protein, with translation MTTEPSKAPPLYPKTHLLAASGIAALLSLALLVFPSSDVEAKRTSLSLDLESPVEQLTQDQDASDAQQATNAPADSPFAQIENSPEDTLQAAQAQPAPAVDAAKSPQHREVIVGKGDTLSTLFEKVGLPAAAVNEVLASDKQAKQFTQLKRGQKLEFELTPDGQLNNLHSNVSDLESITLTKGAKGFAFNRITTKPVMRSAYVHGVINSSLSQSAARAGLSHSMTMDMASVFGYDIDFAQDIRQGDEFDVIYEQKVANGKVVGTGNILSARFTNRGKTYTAVRYTNKQGNSSYYTADGNSMRKAFIRTPVDFARISSRFSMGRKHPILNKIRAHKGVDYAAPRGTPIKAAGDGKVLLAGRRGGYGNTVIIQHGNTYRTLYGHMQGFAKGVQTGGTVKQGQVIGYIGTTGLSTGPHLHYEFQVNGVHVDPLGQKLPMADPIAKAERARFMQQSQPLMARMDQERSTLLASAKR, from the coding sequence ATGACCACTGAACCGTCTAAAGCGCCACCGCTTTACCCGAAGACCCACCTGCTCGCCGCAAGTGGTATCGCCGCCCTTCTCAGCCTGGCACTCCTGGTCTTCCCTTCCAGTGACGTAGAAGCCAAACGAACATCCCTGAGCCTTGACCTGGAAAGTCCAGTTGAACAACTGACACAGGATCAAGACGCTTCCGACGCACAACAAGCCACAAACGCTCCAGCCGATTCGCCGTTTGCCCAGATAGAAAACAGCCCGGAAGACACACTGCAAGCCGCCCAGGCCCAGCCTGCGCCAGCCGTGGACGCAGCCAAGAGTCCCCAGCACCGCGAAGTGATCGTAGGCAAAGGCGATACGCTTTCGACCCTGTTCGAGAAAGTCGGCCTGCCGGCGGCCGCCGTCAACGAAGTCCTCGCCAGCGACAAACAAGCCAAGCAATTCACCCAGCTCAAGCGCGGCCAAAAGCTTGAATTCGAACTGACGCCCGACGGCCAGCTCAACAACCTGCACAGCAATGTCAGCGACCTCGAAAGCATCACCCTGACCAAGGGCGCCAAAGGCTTCGCTTTCAACCGCATTACCACCAAGCCGGTGATGCGCTCCGCCTACGTGCACGGCGTGATCAATAGCTCGCTCTCGCAATCCGCCGCTCGCGCGGGCTTGTCCCACAGCATGACCATGGACATGGCCAGCGTGTTTGGCTACGACATCGACTTCGCCCAGGACATCCGCCAAGGTGACGAATTCGACGTGATCTACGAGCAGAAAGTCGCCAATGGCAAAGTGGTCGGCACCGGCAACATCCTCTCTGCTCGCTTCACCAACCGCGGCAAGACCTACACCGCCGTTCGCTATACCAACAAGCAAGGCAACAGCAGCTACTACACGGCCGATGGCAATAGCATGCGCAAGGCCTTCATCCGTACGCCGGTGGACTTCGCTCGTATCAGCTCGCGTTTTTCCATGGGTCGCAAGCATCCAATTTTGAACAAAATCCGCGCCCACAAAGGCGTCGACTACGCCGCTCCACGTGGCACGCCGATCAAGGCCGCAGGCGACGGCAAGGTGCTGCTGGCCGGGCGCCGCGGTGGTTACGGCAACACCGTGATCATCCAGCACGGCAATACCTACCGTACGCTGTATGGCCACATGCAGGGCTTCGCCAAGGGCGTGCAAACCGGCGGTACGGTGAAGCAAGGCCAGGTGATTGGTTATATCGGCACTACCGGCCTGTCTACCGGCCCGCACTTGCACTATGAATTCCAGGTCAACGGCGTGCACGTCGATCCGCTTGGTCAGAAACTGCCGATGGCCGACCCAATCGCCAAGGCCGAACGCGCGCGCTTCATGCAACAGAGCCAGCCGTTGATGGCCCGCATGGACCAGGAGCGCTCCACCCTGCTGGCTTCGGCGAAGCGTTAA
- the crp gene encoding cAMP-activated global transcriptional regulator CRP, producing the protein MVALTPIPKIKNLDKLLMHCQRRRYPTKHNIICAGERSETLFFIIKGSVTILIEDEDGREMIIAYLNTGDFFGELGLFEQAGKEQERSAWVRAKVECEVAEISYTKFRELAQQDPDILYALSGQIAQRLRDTTRKVGDLAFFDVTGRVARCLLELCKQPDAMTHPDGMQIKVTRQEIGRIVGCSREMVGRVLKDLEERSLVHVKGKTMVVFGTR; encoded by the coding sequence ATGGTTGCCCTTACTCCCATACCCAAGATCAAGAATCTCGACAAGCTGCTGATGCATTGCCAGCGCCGCCGCTACCCGACCAAGCACAACATCATCTGCGCCGGCGAACGCTCCGAAACGCTATTCTTCATTATCAAAGGCTCCGTCACTATCCTGATCGAGGACGAAGACGGCCGCGAAATGATCATTGCCTACCTCAATACCGGGGACTTTTTTGGCGAGCTGGGGCTGTTCGAGCAAGCGGGCAAGGAACAGGAGCGCAGCGCCTGGGTGCGGGCCAAGGTCGAGTGCGAAGTGGCCGAAATCAGCTACACCAAGTTTCGCGAACTGGCCCAGCAGGATCCGGACATTCTCTACGCGCTCAGTGGCCAGATTGCCCAGCGCCTGCGGGACACCACGCGCAAGGTCGGCGACCTGGCCTTCTTTGATGTCACCGGCCGGGTAGCCCGCTGCCTGCTGGAATTGTGCAAACAGCCCGACGCCATGACTCACCCCGATGGCATGCAGATCAAAGTCACACGCCAGGAAATCGGGCGCATTGTCGGCTGTTCACGGGAGATGGTCGGCCGCGTGCTCAAGGATCTGGAAGAGCGCAGCCTGGTGCACGTCAAAGGCAAGACGATGGTGGTGTTCGGCACGCGTTAA
- the coq7 gene encoding 2-polyprenyl-3-methyl-6-methoxy-1,4-benzoquinone monooxygenase: MTTQRHYSPIDRLLLQADMAMRTLLPFSGQPHRPSPAVVQPDAQMSQTETRHVAGLMRINHTGEVCAQALYQGQALTAKLPQVRAAMEHAAEEEVDHLAWCEQRIHQLGSHTSVLNPLFYGLSFGIGAAAGLISDKVSLGFVAATEHQVCKHLDEHLKQLPAEDEKSRAILEQMRIDEEHHAESALGAGGFRFPAPVRFGMSVLAKVMTKSTYRI, from the coding sequence ATGACTACCCAACGTCACTACTCGCCGATTGACCGTCTGTTGCTGCAAGCCGACATGGCCATGCGCACGCTGCTGCCGTTCAGCGGCCAGCCCCATCGCCCCTCGCCTGCTGTCGTGCAACCCGACGCGCAGATGAGCCAGACCGAGACCCGCCACGTCGCTGGCCTGATGCGCATCAACCACACCGGCGAAGTCTGTGCCCAGGCGCTGTATCAAGGCCAGGCCCTGACCGCCAAGCTGCCGCAAGTGCGCGCAGCCATGGAACATGCCGCCGAGGAAGAAGTCGATCATCTGGCCTGGTGCGAGCAGCGCATTCATCAACTCGGCAGCCATACCAGCGTGCTGAATCCGCTGTTTTATGGCTTGTCGTTTGGCATAGGCGCCGCTGCCGGCCTGATCAGCGACAAGGTCAGCCTGGGCTTTGTGGCCGCCACCGAGCACCAGGTGTGCAAGCACCTGGACGAGCACTTGAAACAACTGCCGGCCGAGGACGAAAAGTCCCGGGCAATTCTGGAGCAGATGCGCATCGACGAAGAACACCACGCAGAAAGTGCATTGGGTGCGGGCGGTTTCCGCTTTCCTGCACCGGTGCGGTTTGGCATGAGCGTGCTGGCCAAGGTCATGACCAAAAGTACCTATCGCATCTAG
- a CDS encoding lipoate--protein ligase family protein, which produces MAKPVSMTVEAGLAAEQALLAAVCAGDQEFGLLFWQPNDQALVMPRRLSRLPAFETASQVSADAGWPVLLRETGGEPVPQSNATVNIALVYAPPRSEGDQNRIETGYLRLCQPICDLLIELGGDASVGEIDGAFCDGRYNVNLNGRKMVGTAQRWRQSGGRPVGLVHGALLLDNDREALITAVNRFNEACGLEQRVRADSHIALHEAFPAPDAIGRLDTLYRQMLASFLPV; this is translated from the coding sequence ATGGCTAAGCCGGTGTCGATGACTGTTGAAGCTGGGCTGGCCGCGGAGCAAGCCTTACTGGCGGCCGTTTGCGCTGGCGATCAAGAGTTCGGCCTGCTGTTCTGGCAACCCAACGACCAAGCCTTGGTAATGCCGCGTCGTTTGAGTCGCCTGCCCGCGTTCGAAACCGCCAGCCAGGTCTCGGCCGACGCCGGGTGGCCGGTGTTGCTACGGGAAACCGGCGGCGAACCGGTGCCGCAGTCGAACGCCACGGTCAATATCGCCCTGGTCTACGCCCCGCCGCGTAGTGAAGGGGACCAGAACCGTATCGAAACCGGTTACCTGCGTTTATGCCAGCCGATTTGCGACCTGCTGATAGAGTTGGGGGGCGATGCCAGCGTCGGCGAAATCGATGGCGCGTTTTGCGACGGTCGCTACAACGTCAACCTCAACGGCCGCAAAATGGTCGGCACCGCCCAGCGTTGGCGACAAAGCGGCGGCCGCCCGGTGGGGTTGGTGCACGGTGCGTTGTTGCTGGATAACGACCGCGAAGCACTGATCACTGCGGTCAATCGCTTCAATGAGGCCTGTGGCCTGGAGCAGCGTGTTCGCGCCGACAGCCATATCGCCCTGCACGAAGCTTTCCCTGCGCCGGACGCAATCGGCCGCCTGGACACGCTGTATCGTCAAATGCTGGCCAGCTTTCTGCCGGTTTAA
- a CDS encoding anhydro-N-acetylmuramic acid kinase, protein MPLYIGVMSGTSLDGLDIALIEQGKAVKLIATHYIPMPDALRGELLGLCASGPDEIARSAIAQQNWVKLAAQGIHALLDQQHLSPQDIRAIGSHGQTVRHEPARGFTVQIGNPALLTELTAITVVSDFRSRDVAAGGQGAPLVPAFHEALFGEHTGNRAVLNVGGFSNLSLIEAGKPVAGFDCGPGNVLLDAWIHQQHGEHFDRDGQWAASGKVEPQLLNALLSDPFFVTQGPKSTGREVFNLGWLQQHLDRLPAFEPQDVQATLLELTALTIVESLQFAQPRTETLLVCGGGAHNITLMDRMAALLPSTQVSSTAAYGVDPDWVEAMAFAWLAHCCLEGIAANRPSVTGARGLRVLGAIYPA, encoded by the coding sequence ATGCCGCTCTACATAGGCGTGATGTCCGGGACCAGCCTCGATGGCCTGGATATCGCCCTGATCGAACAGGGCAAGGCGGTCAAACTGATCGCCACTCACTACATCCCCATGCCGGATGCCCTGCGCGGCGAGTTGCTCGGCCTGTGCGCCAGCGGCCCGGATGAGATCGCACGTTCAGCCATTGCCCAACAGAACTGGGTGAAGCTTGCTGCACAGGGGATTCACGCTTTGCTCGATCAGCAACACCTCAGTCCCCAGGACATTCGCGCGATTGGCAGCCACGGCCAGACCGTCCGCCATGAACCCGCTCGGGGGTTTACCGTACAGATCGGCAACCCGGCCTTGCTCACCGAGCTGACAGCCATCACCGTGGTCAGCGATTTCCGCAGCCGCGACGTTGCTGCAGGTGGTCAGGGCGCGCCGCTGGTACCCGCATTTCATGAAGCGTTATTTGGTGAGCACACCGGCAACCGTGCCGTATTGAATGTGGGGGGTTTCAGCAACCTCAGCCTGATCGAGGCCGGCAAACCGGTAGCCGGCTTCGACTGTGGTCCAGGCAATGTCTTGCTGGATGCCTGGATTCACCAACAACATGGCGAACACTTTGATCGGGATGGGCAGTGGGCTGCCAGCGGCAAGGTTGAACCGCAGCTACTCAACGCGCTGCTCAGCGACCCATTCTTCGTGACCCAGGGCCCTAAAAGCACCGGACGCGAAGTATTCAACCTGGGATGGCTGCAACAACACCTAGACCGTTTACCCGCATTCGAGCCTCAGGATGTGCAGGCCACGCTGCTGGAGCTCACCGCGCTGACCATCGTCGAGTCCCTGCAGTTCGCCCAACCCCGGACAGAAACGCTGCTGGTGTGTGGCGGCGGCGCTCACAACATCACGCTGATGGACCGAATGGCCGCTCTGCTGCCGTCGACCCAAGTCAGCAGCACCGCCGCCTACGGCGTAGACCCCGACTGGGTTGAAGCAATGGCCTTCGCCTGGCTGGCCCATTGCTGCCTTGAAGGCATCGCCGCCAACCGCCCCAGTGTCACTGGCGCACGCGGACTACGGGTACTGGGCGCTATTTACCCGGCCTGA
- a CDS encoding OsmC family protein: MKARIQWAGEAMFLGESGSGHVVVMDGPPEAGGRNLGVRPMEMLLLGVGGCSNFDVVSILKKSRQAVESCEAFLEAERATEDPKVFTKIHMHFVVKGRALKEAQVKRAIELSAEKYCSASIMLGAAGVAITHDYEIIELG, translated from the coding sequence ATGAAGGCACGCATCCAATGGGCGGGCGAAGCCATGTTCCTCGGTGAGTCGGGCAGTGGCCATGTGGTAGTTATGGACGGCCCGCCTGAAGCCGGTGGCCGCAACCTGGGCGTACGTCCGATGGAAATGCTTCTGTTGGGTGTGGGCGGTTGCAGCAATTTCGATGTGGTCAGCATCCTGAAAAAGTCCCGTCAGGCCGTGGAAAGCTGCGAAGCCTTCCTGGAAGCGGAGCGCGCCACTGAGGACCCCAAGGTATTCACCAAGATCCACATGCATTTCGTGGTGAAGGGCCGGGCATTGAAAGAAGCGCAGGTCAAGCGAGCTATCGAGCTGTCGGCCGAGAAGTACTGCTCGGCGTCGATCATGCTCGGCGCGGCGGGTGTGGCCATCACCCATGATTACGAAATCATAGAGTTGGGTTGA